CCTTAAACCCAATTGTTAATGCAGGAGGTACTTATACTTTAACGGTGACTAATGTCACCCAGCCAGTGAATTTAACATGTACTTTTACGGCTACTGTAAATGTGATTGTAGATAAAGTTTTACCGGTAGTCACTCTAACTTCTACGTTTGCGCAAATATGTCCTGGTGAATCTGTAATACTTACTGCTGCCGGAGGTGTAACTTATACTTGGGCAACTTTAACGGGAACGGGTAATACACAGGTTGTTTCACCAGCAGTAACAGCAGTATATTCTGTTACAGCTACAGGAGCAAATGGATGTGTATCTGCAGCTCCGGCAACAATTACCATCATTGTAGGACCGCCAATAGCTTTTATTGCAGCATCAAAAGCTAAAATTTGTGCCGGGGAATCGGTAACATTAACAGCAAGTGGTGGATTTACTTATAACTGGACAGGTCTTACCGGAAACGGAAATACGCAAATTGTAACTCCAGCAGTTACTACAACATACGAAGTTTTTGCATTAGGAGGAAATGGTTGTGTGTCAACTACACCGGCAAAAATCACCATCGAAGTTGTTCCGGCTATCGTTTCTACATTAGCAGATGTATCTGTTTGTTCTGGCGATTCTGCTACATTGGATGCGGGAGCAGGACCAAACTACACTTATCTTTGGAGTAATGGTGCCACTACACAGACTATTACAACCAATATTCCAGGTTCATATTCTGTTACGATTAGTAATGGGACATGTTCTAGATTGTTTACTGCACAGATTATTAATCCTGATCTTCCACAATTTACTAATGTAGTTTACGATAAGGAGATGCTTACTATTACAGCTTCAAACCCTAGTGGTGGAGTTTTAGAATATTCTATTGATGGTGGTGTCAATTGGCAGACTTCAAACATATTTTATAATGTATTAAAAAATTCGAGTTATAATTTAATGGTAAGAAAACAGGGTGCTAAATGTGGCAATTCTTTAGAGTTCTTTACTTTTGTTTTAAATAATGCGATTACTCCAAATAATGATGGAGCAAATGATTATATTGATTTTAATGGAATTATCAATTATAAAAACTTTGCCGCTTCAATATTTGACAGATACGGTGCCGAATTATTTAAAGCAGATAAATCAAATACCAGATGGAATGGTTCTTTAAAAGGTATTAATTTACCAACAGGAACTTATTGGTATCGCGTACAATATGAAAACCCAGCGAGTAAAAAACTCGAATTAAAATCCGGATGGATTCTTCTGAAAAACAGAGAATAATTTTTTCGCAAAATAAAGACAAAGCCTTTCTAATTTTGAAAGGCTTTGTCTTTTATAAAAGGCTGTTGTTTTTGAAATAATTCTAGGTCAATTATTAGCAGTCTGTTTCAAAATAAATTAAGTTTATTCTTTTCAAACTCATGAATAATATCACTAAAAATTGATTTTCTTGAGCTTATGAATCTAGGGAATGGTAAATAAACATCATTTAATTTTAATCATTGACAAAAAAAACTTATTTTAGTTAGACCAAAATTTGTCAAAATATTAATATTAAAATATAGATGGGAGTACTTGTTACCAACGAGACAGTAAAACAGCTGTTTCATATTGCACAGTCAATTGCAAGAGAAAATTATAACGCTACTTACGATGGTCCGCATATTTTGCAGGCTTTAATGCATAAAGATATAGGCTTAAATGAGTTTCTGAAAACCATAGATAAAGATCCCGGATATTTTTACGAATGGGCAGATGTGCGTATCGAAGATTATCCGAAAACCACTCATCTTCCGGCAGAAGTTGGAGAAGGTGAATCTGTAGATCAGATTTTAGAAGAAGCGGATGATATTCGATTAAAGCTTGGTTTAGATGAGATTACTCCGATTTGTATTCTTACAGCAATTGTAAAACCGCAGGTTGCTTTTACGTTACAACAATTAAAGTCACTTCCTTTAAGAGAACACGAGATTTTTAATTTATATCGAAAAGATACTCCTTTTGCAGCTTCAGATAATGGTGATATTTCTTCTCTGTTTGGAGGTTCTTCAGATTCTTCTTTTCCTTCAATTAAAAGTTATTGTATAGACCGAACTGCGCAGGCAAGAAACGGAGATATAGAAAACATTATAGGTAGGGATAAAGAGCTTCGAATGTTGGTGGAAATCCTTTGCCGTAGAAGTAAACCTAATGTAATTATCGTAGGTGAACCGGGTGTTGGTAAAACCGCTTTGGTAGAAGGTTTTGCAACAGAAATTATCAAAGGAAATGTTCCTGAGATGCTGAAAAATGCAACTTTGCTGGAGCTTGATACTGGAGCTTTATTAGCCGGAACGTCTTATAAAGGTGAAATTGAAGACCGCCTGAAAAAAGTAATTAACGAATGCAAAAAAATTGAAAAAGCAGTTTTATTTATTGATGAAATTCACACGCTGTTAGATCCAAAAGGAAGCATCGGAAATATCGGAAATATCCTTAAACCCGAATTGGCAAGAGGTGAGATTACGGTAATTGGAGCTACTACTCAGGAAGAATATAGGAAAATTATTGAGCCTGAACAAGCTTTTAACAGACGTTTTGAAGTGTTGACGGTGCTTGAGCCGGATGAAAAAACCTGTGTAAAAATGATTGATGTTTTGTTGGATGGTTATAAAAAACACCACGGAATTGAAGTCGAAAAAACAGCAATTCGCGAATGTGTACGTTTGGCAAAGCGCTATGCAAAAGGAAAAAAACTTCCCGATGCAGCGATTGACCTTTTAGACCGAACCATGGCAGCAATCAAAATGCTTGATGAACTTTCGGAAAAAGAACTCGAAAGCTGGAAAGAAATTTATGAAAATATTTTAAAAGAAGAATATTTTGATGATAAAGATAAAGCCGATGAATTGATATGGAATTACAATTTATTAAGAGATAAAATCAGTCCTATTTTGTGGGGTTCTCTAAGCGAGCAGCCGCAAATTGATAATTCTATGCCGATAGAATCAATTCAAAAAATAATAGAAGAAACGTATGCCGAACTTTTACAGCATGCGGCTAAAAAAAGAGAGAAAGTTGACCGTCTCGAATTGGCTGCGGTAATGGCAGCAAAAACCAATATTCCGATTGGGAAAATTCAGGCTCAAGAGAAAGAGAAATTGCTGAATATGGAAGGTCTTCTGATGAACAGAGTGGTTGGTCAGGATCATGCCTTGAAAATACTTTCAGATGCTATTGTTGAAAACCGAAGTGGTTTAAACAAGCCAGGGCAACCTATTGGTTCATTTTTCCTTTTAGGACCGACCGGAACAGGAAAAACAGAATTGGCAAAATCGATGGCAGAATTGCTTTTTAATGACGAAAAAGCAATGGTACGTTTTGATATGTCAGAGTTTAAAGAAGAGCATTCTGCAGCACTTTTATATGGTGCTCCTCCAGGTTATGTAGGTTACGAGGAAGGAGGAATGTTGGTGAATAAAATTAGGCAGCAACCATACACCGTAGTTTTATTTGATGAAATTGAAAAAGCGCATCATTCGGTTTTTGATGTCTTTTTACAGATTATGGACGAAGGAAAAGTACATGATAAACTCGGAAAAGAAGGAGATTTCAGCAACGCTTTGATTTTGTTTACTTCAAATATCGGTAGCGAAGAAATTGTAAAACAGTTTGAAGAAGGTAAAGTTCCCGAATCGAATTCATTAATGCAGATTATGTCTAATTCCGGGAAATTCAGGCCTGAGTTTTTGGCAAGAATTACAGAAATTATTCCGTTTGCACCGATTACAGAATCTATTGCGGAAAGAATTTTTAATATTCAATTAAAATCGCTCCACAATTCATTAACCAGATTGGGAATGTCATTGAAAATAAGTGATGAAGCAGTAAAGAATTTAGCATTAAACGGATTCAGCAGTAAATACGGTGCAAGACAAATTTCGGGTGTTATAAGATCGCAATTGGCAAGACCAATTTCGAAAATGATTGTACGAGAAGAAGTAAAAGCCGGACAAAACCTATCAGTAGACTGGAATACTGAAGAAGAAAAAATCAGCTGGAAAGTAGACTGATTTCACAAGTCTGTATAAATTTTAATTTTAAATTAATTCTCTCGCAGATTTAGCTAATCAAGCTGATTTATTAAAATTCGCAAAATCTGTTTAATCTGCGTGAATATTAAAAGAGAATATTCATTTTTAGAATATAGAAAGCTTAGAAACACATAAAAATGAAACCAAATTTCAAGAAAATTATTGTAGCTGCAGTATTTTTAAGTTGTTCACAATTTGCAGATGCTCAGTTTATTTCAGCATCTGATACTTCAGAAAGCAGTGTGAAGAAATACCAGAATATCATTGAAGCCAATAAAGAAGTGGTCACTTTTATTGAATATTCTATGGTGGAAAAAGGTTTGCCGAAGCATTTAAGAAACTTAGCTTTAATAGAATCTCATTTCAACAGGAATGTTACTTCAAGCGCTGGAGCAGTAGGAGTGTGGCAGTTTATGACCGCCCATGCCAATCAATATGGGCTTACAGAAGATCGCCGAAATGACTTGTACAGAAGTACAAAAACAGCCGCAGTTTCGCTGAAAAATCTGTATAAAAAATACAATAATTGGGTAACGGTTGTGGCAGCATACAATTGTGGGGAAGGGAATATTGCGAAGGCAATGCAGGCTGCAAATTCTACGCAATATCATGTTTTTTCTAAATATTTGCCTGCAGAAACCATCAATCACGTGAAAAAGTATCTCAATGCATGTTATGCAACAGGAGAATTGTCATTGGTTTTAGATAATTACAATAATGCGAGAACAATCGCTCTTCTTAATACAAGAAATACAAATGCTACCGAAATTCCTTTGTCTGAAACTGAAATTAATGCCGGATTTAAACTCAATGTGATTGCAGATGAATTGAAAATCGAAATGAATGATCTCCTGAGTTGGAATCCAGAGATTGTTAGTACTTTAGAAGCTGATGGCGAGAGTAAATTTTTTCTTCCAACAGATTTAATGCCCGATTTTTTAATGAAAAAGAATGCGATTCTCTCGAAGTCGATACGTACAAAATAAAACAAAATCCGAAGTTATTATTCTTCGGATTTTGTTTTGTGTAATTTAAGCAGATTCTATTTCAATTTCTTTTGTTTTGTTATTCCGCTCAATAACAATCTTCATTTTCGAACCAAAAAATTTTCTAAGAAAAGAGTACATTTCACAATTGTTTTTTGGAGGTGTTTCACCATTGATACTTATTAATGCATCACCTAGAACCAAATTCTCGACTCTTGTAGAAAGTATTGTTATCATATTTTTTTCTTTCTCAAAATTATAATTGACAGAAAATCCTAGATTATGCAGAGCTGTATCATTAATACTTTCAGTATTCTGATTTACCTGTTTTATAAAAAGTTTGTGATTTTTTAAATCTAAATAGGAAATAAACTGTTTGCTAAAATCAAATCCCATATTATTAAAATCATTTTTTGAGGTTTTAAAAACCTGATTAGTTACATTAAGGTTTTCAATTTGTATTTCCGCATTGTATATTTTATGGTGTAAATCTTTATCATTATTCACACCGTGTATTCCATAGTTATTGCTCTTTGTATGATATGAAATATGCTGATTTTTTTCTATATATTTATTTAGTTTAAAATCTGTGGTACTTAATCCTCCGTTGCTTCCGGTATCAAACTGTACAAATCGTTTCTGTTTTCCTATTGTTATAGGCATATATGGAGCAGAAGTTTTTTGGAGTTTAATTTTGGTAAAACCAATAAGATGATTTTCATTAAATGTTGAAGGAGTGTGAAAAACAATTTTTTTATTGTCAGGATTAATTTCCACAATATAGTTTTCCATTATATCTCGTCCAATAATTCCACTTATTTTTAAGTTCGTACAACTCATTTTTGAGAATAAATTTAAATCGGTATAAAGCACTTCTTGGTCAGTGTAGTTTTGATTTAAAAAATTAAAAGAAAAATTCACAGCATTGATTGATTTTCTTTCACTGCCAATTCCTCCTATGTTCTCAATAATTTTTGAAACAGGAAGATTGGGAAAAACTTCTGAGTTTATGCATGTCATAAATGCTCCAGTATCAAAAACAAATTGATGATTTTTCCCCTCTACTGAGACATGAACAATAGGCCATCCGTCTATGATTTCAAATGGAACTGATAATTCCTGAGCTTGGTTTTTTGTAAATGATAAAAACAAAATAAATAATAAGGAAAGCTTATACATAATGATTAAATACGATTGATATTAAAGTGATTTTTTTGTGAAATTTACCTCTTTTTAAAGATATGAAAAAATGTTGAAAATGCTTTAAATGCACAAAAAAATGAAAGTCTAGTTAAAAATAACATAACTTGTATCAAACAAACTAAAAAGTCCGAAACTTATCAAGTTTCGGGCTTTTTTTTAATATCAATATCTAAATATGAGAATTAAGGATTTGAGATAATCAATGTTGATGGAATATCCGATAACCAAAGGCTTTTAGAATCGATTAAACCGCGCCAGCTTTTCTTGCTGATTAGCATTAAATCCTGCGACTGCAAAAATTCTTTTTCAATCTGTTTTTCGTTGTATAAAGTGATGTGATTGGGTGCAACCTGTTCGATGCTTCTAATCAGTTCTTTCACTTCAATATTATTTCTGATTTGTCCTGCAACATCCAAAATAATGATTTGTGAATTGTTATTATTAATCAGTCTTTTGGCATATTCAAGCAAATAGAAATCACTTAAATTAAAGATGGGAATAAACACTCTGTCTGCTGAATTAAAGTCTCTGTCTACCAATACTCCAACAGGAATATTGGTATTATCCAAAATCTGCAATGTAGAATCATCAAATGGCGAATTGTTGAAAATGTTGCTTTTCCCTTTTACAGTATTCAATAGTTTTTCAGGATTGATAATCTTCGTGGTGAAACCTAAAAGCCTTCCTAATAAACTCCCTTCGTACATCGATTTTCCGAGCATAATGAGAAGAAGATCGTAATTTCCTTTGTTTGAAATATTGGTCAAATCATTTTCAATATCAGTAGAAGCTTTGAAAAGAGTTGTTACTTCAAGTTTAAGTTCCTGCGAAGTTTCGATTACATTTTTAAACTGTTCTTTTTCAAAATCTTCAATATCAAAAGCGTGCAATTCATCAACTGGAGCGATATTCATTGCCGTTACACTTTTATTACCATTCATTTTATTCGTAAGGTTGTCGGCAAGTTTTAGTAATGTACTTCCTGATTCTGGAGTTTCAAAAGATAAAAGCACTCTGTATTTTGCATCATTATCATCATGATCTTCTTCTTCCAATGAAGATTTTTTTCCTTTAAAGAAATAATTGATGATGTCTAGACAAGGTCCGGTCATGAATGTAGTAAATAATGCCATGATGACCAGCATGGTGAATAATTCAGGTCCTAAAACTCCAAGATCGTAACCGATATTTAAAACGATAAGTTCGGTAAGACCTCTTGTATTCATCAATGCACCAATGGTAAGACTGTCTTTCCAGCTTAATTTTAGGAATTTTGCGGTCAGTGCGCTTCCTACAAATTTTCCTACAACGGCTGTAAGAATAATAAAACCGCCGATTTTCCAAAGGTGTGGGTCATTCAATAATCCGACTTGTGTTCTTAAACCTGTAAATACAAAGAAAAGCGGAAGCAATAGTACCAAGGCAACATCTTCTATTTTTTCGATAAAAAGGTTTCTGAATTTTACATTTTCAGGCATAATGGCTCCTGCCATAAAAGCTCCAAATAATGCATGAATTCCGATAACTTCTGTGGCGTATGACGAGATAATAAGAATTAAGAAAAATACAGCAACCAATGCTTTGCTGATGAAACCTTTTCCTTTCTGAGATTCTGCAATTCTGTGTAAAAAGGGTCTCACTGCTTTAATCATAATAAAAACGTAAACAATCGCCATAATAATCACGAAAATAGATCCTGAAAAAGATCCTGCTTTTACCACTGCAATTACCGCTGCCAAAATACACCATGCTGTAATATCATCGGCTGCAGCACAGGTAATAACGACAGTTCCAATCTTCGTTTTATGTAAATTCCGCTCCTGTACAATTCTAGCAAGAACCGGAAATGCGGTGATACTCATGGCAATCGCTATAAATAAAGCGAAGGAACTGAACTGAATTCCTTCCGGAGCAAATTCTTTATAAATGAAATAAGACAATCCAACTCCCAATGCGAAAGGAATAATGATACTTGCGTGACTGATGACAACGGCATCGTGTGCTTTTTTTCTTAAAACACTCAAATCAAGCTCCATTCCGACAATATACATGAAGAGAATTAAGCCTATTTGACTTAAAAACTGTAAATTTCCCAGAGATTCTGTCGGGAAAATGAATGCTGAAAGTTCAGGAAAATACAATCCAAAAAGCGAGGGTCCTAAAACAATACCGGCAATCATTTCTCCAATTACGGAAGGTTGTTTCAACTTCATGCATATCCATCCAAATAATTTTGCGACCAAAATAATCGTAACAATCTGAGCCAGTAAAAGTGCTAAAGGATGATGAAGATTTGATAAGAAAGAATCGGTGAAATTCTCCCACATTGTATTTCCGGTAGCTTTATTGGGTGTAATATTTTCTCCTATTTCTAATGTTTTTCCTTCAACGAAAAACCAATACATCAGGCATGAAAAAAAGATAATCGTTGCTACATAAAAAATAATATTTCGATATTTCCCCATATTCAATAGTCATTTTATTTGAATGCAAATTTCTAAAGAATAAACGGATGTAAAAACTTGTTTTTTTTGAAATGTAACGAATATGCAGAATAATGTAATGAAAAGAAGAGATCTGTAATCTAACCTTTGTCTATGAAAAAATCCCTTTCAGAAACTAAAAGGGATTTGTAATGTTTTATAATGAAACGGTAGTTTTAAGAAATCAATTTCATGATTTCTAAAGCTACTTTCAATGCTTCGGTTCCGTCTTCCAAAGAAACTTCAACGTTTTTATCTTCTAAAATCGAATCCGCAAAAGAATTTAATTCGTCCAAAATTGCATTATTAGCCTGAATATTTGGATACTCAAATAAAATCTGATTTTTTTCACCTTCAGCATTCTCAATAATCATATCAAATGGAGTAGGGTTTTCGGGAGCATCTTTCATTCTGATAACTTCTGCTTTTTTCTCTAAGAAATCAACAGAAACATAGGCATCTTTCTGGAAAAAACGACTTTTTCTCATCGCTTTCATAGAAATTCTTGAGGTTGTTAAATTGGCAACACAGCCGTTTTCAAACTCAATTCTTGCATTGGTAATATCCGGAGTTTTACTGACTACACAAACGCCGCTTGCATGAATATTTTTTACTTTTGATTTTACAACACTCAGCAAAATATCAAGATCGTGAATCATTAAGTCTAAAACCACAGAAACATCAGTTCCACGCGGATTAAACTCAGCCAAACGGTGAATCTCAATAAACATTGGGTTTTGAATATAATCTTTTGCCCCAATAAACGCAGGATTATATCTTTCAACGTGGCCAACCTGTGCTTTGATGCCGTTTGCTCTACATTTTGAAAGAATTTCTTCAGCTTGCTCAAGCGTCTGAGTCACTGGTTTTTCAATAAAAAAATGAAGCCCTTTTTCAATAGCTTTCAGAGCATAATCATAATGATACAATGTTGGAGTAACAATATCCAACATTTCTATTTGATCTAATAATTCATCAAAATTTTCAAAATATTTATATCCGAATTCAGCTTCTAGCTTTCTTCCGTTTTCTACATCTTTATCGTGGAAACCTATGAAATCATATTTATCAGACTGATTTAGAAGTCTTAAATGTATTTTTCCCAAATGTCCGGCGCCTACCAAACCTGCTTTTAACATAGCGTTGTAATTTTTGTAAAGATAATAATTTTAGGTATTAGTAAATAGATGATAGGTTTTAGGTTGATAAGTATTGATTGTTTTTTTACTTTTGTAGCTACACTATCTAATAACTGTTGATAATGCATGATTCGTTTGTACATAAAGGGAAAAGGAAAAATTTGGTTGAATATCTTAGATACAAGATTGGGATTTCGGATGAGAATGTACTTGCTGCAATAAATGCAGTACCGAGACACCTTTTTATTGAAAGTATTTTTGAAGATTTTGCCTATGAAGATCGTGCTTTTCCGATATTGGCGCATCAGACAATTTCTCATCCTTCAACGGTGGCAGAGCAGTCTGAGCTTTTGCAGGTGAAGCCAGGAGAAAAAGTGCTTGAAATAGGAACTGGTTGTGGGTATCAAACGGCTGTTTTATTGGCGATGAAAGCCTTAGTTTATACGGTTGAAAGACAGAAAGATCTTTTCGATTTTTCTAAAAATAAACTGAGAGAAATGCACTTGTACCCAAAGTTTCAAAGCTTTGGAGATGGTTTTGCAGGACTTCCTACTTTTGCACCTTTCGATAAAATAATTGTGACTTGTGGAGCCGCAGTTTTACCTACTGAATTATTAAAACAATTAAAGGTAGGTGGGAAAATGGTAATTCCTTTGGGACCGACCGATCAACAGGTTTTGTATCGATTTACTAAAATTTCTCCTACTGAAATTGAAAAAGAAGAATTTGGTGCGTATAAGTTTGTGCCGATGTTGAATAATACAAATCAGTAAAATATATAAAAGCAAACAATAAGTCATGAAATATTTAGCTTTTATATTCTTGATATTTTTAATTACAATTTCAAATGCGCAAAATGTTATTTCGAAATATGAGTTGCAAACGATTTTAAAAGAGTCTTTACAAAAATCTAGGAATATGGTTTCTACAGCAAATAACAATTGGAGTTATGATAACACAAATGATGATTATTATAAAAATGATACAATTGTTTTAAATTCCGCAAGAAGTTTTAAGATGGATTGTTGTAGAGTCATAAACTGGAGTTTTTATGAAAACGAAAGATGTGTAATTGAAAACGCAAACTATTGTAATGAACCGCCGACAAAATTAATTTCAAAAAAAGAAGATTATGTAACTCTGGAAATAATTGAGCTGTGTGGAGAAACTTATATAGAACAAAATAATTTAAATGGTATTTTAGATAGGTTTAAAATAATAGAATTTTTACGAAATAAACTACGTGGAATTGGCGAGGACGAATTCGATTATACGTTAAAATTATTTCGAATTAGAAAATAAATTAGTTGTTTACTGACAGATATGATCAATCCCGATATTTTAGATTATAACGAAAGACAATCAGATTCAGACAAAGAAATTTGTAAAATGCTTTCTCAATTAATTGATTCTGGTTTGAATGATGCTGAGAATAAAATCTGGCACGCTCATCCTGTCTGGTTTTTAGAAGGAAATCCAATTGTAGGGTACAGCAAACAGAAAAAAGGAATTCGTTTGATGTTTTGGAGCGGAAAATCTTTTAATGAAGAACAATTGAATGTCGTAGGAGAAAAATTTCAGGATGCCTCTATATTTTATAATAATGTCAACGAAATTATCGAAACTGATATTCTGCGTTGGCTTAAAAAGTCTGTGGAAATTCAGTGGGATTATAAAAATATTGTAAAAAGAAAAGGCGAGTTGATTAGATTGAAATAAATTACTTAAAGAGATTAATCTGAGGTTTTTCGGAATGAAAATTGAACTTTAGTTTAAATGAAATCAAAAAAATAAATCAATAATAATGAATAAAAACCTCACTTGTAAAAGTAGTGAGGTTTTTATTTGTCTAAAAAATAAATAATGAAAGTTTTTATAAACAAAAGAATTCCCGAAATAGGAATTACCATGCTAAAAGAAGCCGGATTGGAAGTGATAATTCCGGAAAATGATAATCTGTCACGTGAAGAATGGTTAGAATACTGCAAAAAAACAGACGCTGTTTTAAATGTTGGCGGTAATCAATTTAACCAAGAATTTTTTGAGGAATGTCCTAATGTAAAGGCAATTGCATTGTTCAGTGTAGGTTTTGACCATGTTGATATTAAAGAAGCCAACAAAAGAAATATCCCAATAGGAAATACGCCGGATGTTTTGAGCCGTGCTACTTCGGATGTTGCATTTTTGTTGATGCAATCGGTTTCTAGAAGAGCGAGTTTTTATTTTCAAAAAGTAAAAGACAGAAATTGGGGTAATTTTGACCCTTTATATGAACTTGGACAGGAATTGTACGGTAAAACTTTGGGTATTTTCGGTTTAGGCAGAATCGGTTTTGAAATGGCCGAAAAATGCAAGAAAGCTTTCGGAATGAATATTATTTATCACAACAGAAATCATAATGAAGAAGCCGAACAAGAACTCGATGCAAAATATGTTTCTTTTGATGAATTGATCGAGAAATCGGATGTTTTAAGCATTCATGCCAATTTTAAACCCGAACAAAGCAATCTTTTCAATGCTTCAGTGTTTGAAAAGATGAAAAAGAATG
The sequence above is a segment of the Chryseobacterium turcicum genome. Coding sequences within it:
- a CDS encoding ATP-dependent Clp protease ATP-binding subunit, which produces MGVLVTNETVKQLFHIAQSIARENYNATYDGPHILQALMHKDIGLNEFLKTIDKDPGYFYEWADVRIEDYPKTTHLPAEVGEGESVDQILEEADDIRLKLGLDEITPICILTAIVKPQVAFTLQQLKSLPLREHEIFNLYRKDTPFAASDNGDISSLFGGSSDSSFPSIKSYCIDRTAQARNGDIENIIGRDKELRMLVEILCRRSKPNVIIVGEPGVGKTALVEGFATEIIKGNVPEMLKNATLLELDTGALLAGTSYKGEIEDRLKKVINECKKIEKAVLFIDEIHTLLDPKGSIGNIGNILKPELARGEITVIGATTQEEYRKIIEPEQAFNRRFEVLTVLEPDEKTCVKMIDVLLDGYKKHHGIEVEKTAIRECVRLAKRYAKGKKLPDAAIDLLDRTMAAIKMLDELSEKELESWKEIYENILKEEYFDDKDKADELIWNYNLLRDKISPILWGSLSEQPQIDNSMPIESIQKIIEETYAELLQHAAKKREKVDRLELAAVMAAKTNIPIGKIQAQEKEKLLNMEGLLMNRVVGQDHALKILSDAIVENRSGLNKPGQPIGSFFLLGPTGTGKTELAKSMAELLFNDEKAMVRFDMSEFKEEHSAALLYGAPPGYVGYEEGGMLVNKIRQQPYTVVLFDEIEKAHHSVFDVFLQIMDEGKVHDKLGKEGDFSNALILFTSNIGSEEIVKQFEEGKVPESNSLMQIMSNSGKFRPEFLARITEIIPFAPITESIAERIFNIQLKSLHNSLTRLGMSLKISDEAVKNLALNGFSSKYGARQISGVIRSQLARPISKMIVREEVKAGQNLSVDWNTEEEKISWKVD
- a CDS encoding lytic transglycosylase domain-containing protein, yielding MKPNFKKIIVAAVFLSCSQFADAQFISASDTSESSVKKYQNIIEANKEVVTFIEYSMVEKGLPKHLRNLALIESHFNRNVTSSAGAVGVWQFMTAHANQYGLTEDRRNDLYRSTKTAAVSLKNLYKKYNNWVTVVAAYNCGEGNIAKAMQAANSTQYHVFSKYLPAETINHVKKYLNACYATGELSLVLDNYNNARTIALLNTRNTNATEIPLSETEINAGFKLNVIADELKIEMNDLLSWNPEIVSTLEADGESKFFLPTDLMPDFLMKKNAILSKSIRTK
- a CDS encoding protease, which translates into the protein MYKLSLLFILFLSFTKNQAQELSVPFEIIDGWPIVHVSVEGKNHQFVFDTGAFMTCINSEVFPNLPVSKIIENIGGIGSERKSINAVNFSFNFLNQNYTDQEVLYTDLNLFSKMSCTNLKISGIIGRDIMENYIVEINPDNKKIVFHTPSTFNENHLIGFTKIKLQKTSAPYMPITIGKQKRFVQFDTGSNGGLSTTDFKLNKYIEKNQHISYHTKSNNYGIHGVNNDKDLHHKIYNAEIQIENLNVTNQVFKTSKNDFNNMGFDFSKQFISYLDLKNHKLFIKQVNQNTESINDTALHNLGFSVNYNFEKEKNMITILSTRVENLVLGDALISINGETPPKNNCEMYSFLRKFFGSKMKIVIERNNKTKEIEIESA
- a CDS encoding cation:proton antiporter codes for the protein MGKYRNIIFYVATIIFFSCLMYWFFVEGKTLEIGENITPNKATGNTMWENFTDSFLSNLHHPLALLLAQIVTIILVAKLFGWICMKLKQPSVIGEMIAGIVLGPSLFGLYFPELSAFIFPTESLGNLQFLSQIGLILFMYIVGMELDLSVLRKKAHDAVVISHASIIIPFALGVGLSYFIYKEFAPEGIQFSSFALFIAIAMSITAFPVLARIVQERNLHKTKIGTVVITCAAADDITAWCILAAVIAVVKAGSFSGSIFVIIMAIVYVFIMIKAVRPFLHRIAESQKGKGFISKALVAVFFLILIISSYATEVIGIHALFGAFMAGAIMPENVKFRNLFIEKIEDVALVLLLPLFFVFTGLRTQVGLLNDPHLWKIGGFIILTAVVGKFVGSALTAKFLKLSWKDSLTIGALMNTRGLTELIVLNIGYDLGVLGPELFTMLVIMALFTTFMTGPCLDIINYFFKGKKSSLEEEDHDDNDAKYRVLLSFETPESGSTLLKLADNLTNKMNGNKSVTAMNIAPVDELHAFDIEDFEKEQFKNVIETSQELKLEVTTLFKASTDIENDLTNISNKGNYDLLLIMLGKSMYEGSLLGRLLGFTTKIINPEKLLNTVKGKSNIFNNSPFDDSTLQILDNTNIPVGVLVDRDFNSADRVFIPIFNLSDFYLLEYAKRLINNNNSQIIILDVAGQIRNNIEVKELIRSIEQVAPNHITLYNEKQIEKEFLQSQDLMLISKKSWRGLIDSKSLWLSDIPSTLIISNP
- a CDS encoding Gfo/Idh/MocA family protein, with product MLKAGLVGAGHLGKIHLRLLNQSDKYDFIGFHDKDVENGRKLEAEFGYKYFENFDELLDQIEMLDIVTPTLYHYDYALKAIEKGLHFFIEKPVTQTLEQAEEILSKCRANGIKAQVGHVERYNPAFIGAKDYIQNPMFIEIHRLAEFNPRGTDVSVVLDLMIHDLDILLSVVKSKVKNIHASGVCVVSKTPDITNARIEFENGCVANLTTSRISMKAMRKSRFFQKDAYVSVDFLEKKAEVIRMKDAPENPTPFDMIIENAEGEKNQILFEYPNIQANNAILDELNSFADSILEDKNVEVSLEDGTEALKVALEIMKLIS
- a CDS encoding protein-L-isoaspartate(D-aspartate) O-methyltransferase — its product is MHDSFVHKGKRKNLVEYLRYKIGISDENVLAAINAVPRHLFIESIFEDFAYEDRAFPILAHQTISHPSTVAEQSELLQVKPGEKVLEIGTGCGYQTAVLLAMKALVYTVERQKDLFDFSKNKLREMHLYPKFQSFGDGFAGLPTFAPFDKIIVTCGAAVLPTELLKQLKVGGKMVIPLGPTDQQVLYRFTKISPTEIEKEEFGAYKFVPMLNNTNQ
- a CDS encoding DUF1801 domain-containing protein, whose product is MINPDILDYNERQSDSDKEICKMLSQLIDSGLNDAENKIWHAHPVWFLEGNPIVGYSKQKKGIRLMFWSGKSFNEEQLNVVGEKFQDASIFYNNVNEIIETDILRWLKKSVEIQWDYKNIVKRKGELIRLK